One stretch of Nicotiana tabacum cultivar K326 chromosome 18, ASM71507v2, whole genome shotgun sequence DNA includes these proteins:
- the LOC142172583 gene encoding uncharacterized protein LOC142172583 — MTRPIAEKLSDPVSFTIPCTIGNYAFAKALDVADISLEEEDETLNTKDPLVACLMNLDEANGEDLAKWVLALEGQGFWRRELEFEPFHLEERKTPPAEPSIEDPPKLELKPLTSHLRYAFLGPNSTLPIIISSSLVDVQAEQLLQISIALKDREKIPFTCPYGIYAFQRIPFVLCNAPATFQRCMMTIFTNMIEEIMEVFMDDFSVVGNSFNDCLVNLRRVLKRCIETNLVLNWEKCHFMVQEGIVLGYLVSSKGMEVDYAKVDVIEKLLPPTSVKAIRSFLGVAIEELNKILVRALIIVSPNWEKPFELMGDVSDYVMGAVLGQRKDKIMHPIYYAKFDLEIRDQKGTENQVADHLSRLKGVEKKVEIEEILETFPDEQLLATSLEEAPWYADIANYLASGSMAPSKKHRTTGDSSSGQVGSSRARASTLARPYDSNKFVFAAA, encoded by the exons ATGACGAGACCCATAGCTGAGAAGTTGTCTGACCCAGTAagtttcacaatcccttgcacaaTAGGAAACTATGCATTTGCTAAGGCACTgg ATGTTGCGGATATAAGTttggaggaagaagatgagacaTTGAACACTAAAGACCCTCTAGTAGCCTGTCTCATGAACTTAGATGAAGCCAATGGAGAAGACTTGGCAAAGTGGGTGCTTGCTCTGGAAGGACAAGGTTTTTGGAGAAGGGAGCTAGAATTTGAGCCCTTTcatttagaagaaagaaaaactccTCCAGCTGAGCCATCAATAGAAGATCCACCAAAATTGGAACTAAAACCACTGACATCTCATCTTAGGTATGCATTCTTAGGACCTAACTCAACTTtacctattattatctcatctagtttggtAGATGTGCAGGcagaacaacttttgcag atttctATTGCCCTGAAGGATAGAGAGAAAATACCGTTCACCTGCCCTTATGGTATCTATGCCTTTCAAAGAATACCGTTTGTCCTATGCAATGCACctgccacattccaaaggtgcatgatgacCATCTTCACAAATATGATAGAGGAGAtaatggaggttttcatggatgacttctcagtggtggggaactcATTCAATGATTGCCTTGTGAACTTGAGAAGAGTTTTGAAAAGGTGTATTGAGACTAATCTGGTACTCaactgggaaaagtgtcatttcatggtacaggaaggtatagtcttggggtaCCTAGTGTCAAGTAAAGGTATGGAGGTGGATTATGCAAAGGTTGATGTGATTGAAAAGCTTCTACCACCCACTTCCGTCAAAGCAAtcagaagtttccttgg AGTAGCTATTGAGGAATTAAATAAGATACTGGTAAGAGCCCTTATCATAGTTTCCCCTAACTGGGAGAAACCATTTGAGCTGATGGGTGATGTGAGTGACTATGTTATGGGAGCAGTTCTTGGGCAGCGaaaagataaaatcatgcatccaaTATACTATGCAA aatttgatttggaaatCCGTGACCAAAAGGGAACGGAGAACCAAGTAGCTGATCATTTATCTAGGCTGAAAGGAGTTGAGAAAAAGGTTGAGATAGAAGAGATTCTGGAAACTTTCCCAGATGAACAACTACTAGCCACGAGTCTTgaggaagcgccatggtatgcagacattgcaaactacctAGCGAGCG GTAGTATGGCACCTTCCAAGAAACACCGAACCACCGGTGATTCATCCAGCGGCCAAGTTGGATCCTCCAGAGCACGCGCTTCAACTCTTGCTCGTCCTTATGATAGTAACAAGTTTGTCTTCGCCGCAGCTTAG